One genomic segment of Hordeum vulgare subsp. vulgare chromosome 2H, MorexV3_pseudomolecules_assembly, whole genome shotgun sequence includes these proteins:
- the LOC123429442 gene encoding uncharacterized protein LOC123429442 translates to MADGVGEYSNLNNPITCPTRTAAADGGGEDVAEGRPCLVSPPPFKIRRKLSAPGAFAAAAAADGSGEDVVETRPPPVKIRTAVADGGGEDAMEARPSLVKIRKLVAPGTTSIEADHQIEGEGEVEMDLGKSNSIISEKEIEHLCKQMEEMTTIMRHRIKPSAPLSSSNETEDEDKAQPVIDSIIKELADLQGSMSKLKSQLKPFWHKYPYEEDYVAPEEEEKDPKEKARLEMEDEQVLFDSYRRGVESRVGYFGYTTLVSPMHFTHYTPRQIPSDYTTPRTTLQIFSFKIVNISLDLEWPLLHWPLKVYGVVAARDNVDSKCNVLFHRERKNFQEITKKDSFLCLTGPSRAISADRPLEFEVQLKLKGDAAESEDSVLINNTGHYNGYDTHNGLYTFTIENCLCTTELSLQKLYRGAVQATFLRVGIVKGSQSPFSYGGRVACSLPPHKDDEDPATPTQVVLLDSRDCAGGKMPIGEEDGYLDLSRHVVSVELRTVSEDSEELEETLKVVIEAYSPGDSVQAPVMIRPQYCGISKHKCDINGSKVKITIAWSPIVSSAGTKMVAV, encoded by the exons ATGGCGGATGGCGTCGGAGAGTATAGCAATCTCAACAACCCTATCACCTGCCCCACAAGAACTGCGGCTGCTGATGGCGGCGGGGAAGACGTCGCGGAGGGGAGGCCTTGTCTGGTGAGCCCTCCGCCGTTCAAAATCCGCCGCAAGCTGAGTGCTCCAGGTGCgtttgcggcggcggcggcggcggatggcagCGGGGAAGACGTCGTGGAGACGAGGCCTCCGCCGGTCAAAATCAGAACTGCGGTGGCAGATGGCGGCGGGGAAGATGCCATGGAGGCGAGGCCTTCGCTGGTCAAAATCCGCAAGCTGGTTGCTCCAGGTACGACTTCAATTGAGGCTGATCATCAGattgagggggagggggaggtcgAGATGGACCTAGGCAAATCAAACTCCATCATCTCCGAGAAGGAGATCGAGCATCTCTGTAAGCAGATGGAAGAGATGACGACTATAATGAGACACAGGATAAAACCATCAGCCCCACTCAGCAGCAGCAATGAGACTGAAGATGAGGACAAGGCGCAGCCTGTGATCGATAGCATCATAAAAGAGTTAGCTGATCTGCAGGGCAGCATGTCCAAGCTCAAATCGCAACTGAAACCTTTTTGGCACAAGTACCCGTATGAGGAGGACTATGTGgccccggaggaggaggagaaggatcccaAGGAGAAGGCAAGGTTGGAAATGGAGGACGAGCAGGTGCTCTTTGATTCCTACCGTCGAGGCGTTGAATCTAGAGTTGGATACTTTGGATACACAA CCCTAGTGAGCCCCATGCACTTTACACACTACACGCCCAGACAGATTCCATCCGATTATACTACTCCTAGGACCACCTTGCAGATCTTCTCGTTCAAGATTGTCAACATCAGTTTGGACCTGGAATGGCCACTCCTGCATTGGCCACTCAAAGTATACGGCGTTGTCGCCGCACGAGACAATGTGGATAGCAAGTGCAACGTTCTCTTCCATCGGGAAAGGAAGAACTTCCAAGAGATCACCAAAAAA GACTCCTTTCTGTGCTTGACTGGCCCATCTCGTGCAATCTCAGCCGACCGCCCTCTTGAGTTTGAAGTCCAACTAAAACTCAAGGGCGATGCAGCAGAGTCTGAAGACAGCGTGTTGATCAATAACACAGGCCATTACAATGGTTATGATACCCATAATGGTTTATATACTTTCACCATTGAGAACTGTCTTTGCACAACCGAGTTAAGCCTGCAGAAACTTTATCGTGGAGCAGTCCAAGCCACTTTCTTGCGTGTCGGCATTGTTAAAGGCAGTCAAAGCCCTTTCAGTTATGGAGGCAGAGTTGCTTGCTCCTTGCCACCCCATAAAGATGATGAAGACCCTGCCACTCCCACCCAAGTTGTGTTGCTTGATTCCCGTGATTGTGCTGGTGGGAAGATGCCAATCGGCGAAGAAGATGGTTACCTTGATCTGTCaaggcatgttgtttctgttgaaTTACGAACAGTGAGTGAAGATTCTGAAGAGTTGGAAGAAACCCTGAAAGTTGTCATAGAAGCCTACTCTCCTGGTGATTCTGTGCAAGCTCCTGTCATGATCAGGCCTCAATACTGCGGTATAAGTAAACATAAATGTGACATCAACGGCTCTAAGGTGAAGATAACCATTGCTTGGTCACCTATTGTTAGCAGTGCTGGCACCAAAATGGTTGCTGTGTGA